CATTGCGATACGCCGACAGTAAACCGGCGTTCATTCTTTCCGCAGCTGCACAATAAAAGAATGAGTGCTATATATAATAGGTGTAGTCGTCCAACTTTCATTTTCATTTTGTTGGGTATGTAAAAAGATTCAGTTTAAATTCTGCTTAATTGCAAACTTACATATTTTTTGCGACTTATAAAACTTTTGTTACGACTTTTTGCTGCAAAATAGGGTAAAATAGAAGAAAAAAGTGCAGTTTTTAAAGTTTTTGCGTTTTCGTTAAGATGACGATAAAAGCAGCAGAATACCCTTTGAAGAGATTTGCAGAATCCCTCTTGATACCAAATTACTGGTATTTGTTCCGTCAGCATCGTCTCGGTATATTTGCTTGATTTCGCCATTCTTCCGTTTTCATCCGGAATTTCTTAGAAGAAAACATGCAGAAAAATCAGTTGTTTTTATAATTTAATTTATTTTGATATAATAAATAGGATAAATTATATATGTGTTGTTTTTAAATAAATCTCTAAATATATTCTCAGATACAGGGAATTGCAGATAGTTCTTTAATAATGGATGTGGTTAAAAGGAGTTAAAACAATTAGGGATTCTTGCAAATTTAGGAGTAAAATCAATATATTTGCAGCATTGATTCCAAATTGTGGCGTGAAAATCGCATTGCAATGATAGAATTAAGACAACCACAAACCAGCACGGAGGCATAACCACGCCTTCTTGCCCATTAAAAGAACCAACGACAAGGAACTTGATGAAAAAGTCGAACCTTATGCGCATTATGATGGCTTGGATGTTATTATTGACATTCACGGCTGCGCTTGCCATTAAGGAACTTCACGTTCATCAGGACGTATGCCATCATACGGAGAAATCTACGGCAGCGCATCAGGCTGAAGTGGACGCCGTTTGCTTCGTATGCGATTTCACGATGCACAAAGCCGGGGAAATAAAGGCATTTGAATATATCCCCGTAAAGACTTATACCAAGATACATAAACCACAGATTTTCACTTCAATTCTTGTTTACAGGTCCGTTGAGTCTGTAAATGCCCACGCACCACCTTGTTGTGTAGGGTAGGTAATGAGTGAATGAGCGGACACGGAAAGGAATAGACTGGAATACAAGTCTGTTGTAGATGTGTTTGTATGTCATAGGTTGGTATGAACGTATCTCAATCTTTCAATTCTTATTTGAAACAATGAGATAGTTCTTCTGATGCTTCCATTCACTGACTTACTTGATATTATGGGTTCGGTATGTGCTGAACTCAATACCTTTCGTACATTTTTATTTTGATAATTACGTAAAATACTGATATGCACAAATTACGCCTATTGGTTATTTCTGCCGTAGTCATCGGGCTACAACCCTATGCCTATGCGCAGAAGCCAGAGAAGTCTAAGGAAACGCAGCGTCTTGCCGAAGTTACGGTAATGGGAGAAGGCAAGAAAGCGAGCGTGAATGCCGTGTCTGCCACCATCAGCAAACAGAACATCACGCAGGCAATGGGTAAGAGCCTTGCCGCTATGCTTGAGCAGGTGAGCGGCGTCAGTTCCATTCAGACAGGAACAACGGTGGCGAAACCTGTTATCCACGGTATGTATGGAAACAGAATCCTGATGGTAAACAATGGTGCCCGGCTTACCGGGCAGCAATGGGGAGCCGACCATGCACCCGAAGTGGACAAGAACAGTGCGCAGCGCATTGAGGTTGTGAAAGGAGCCGAGAGTGTAAGATACGGTTCGGAAGCCCTCGGCGGCATTATCTTGATGGAACAGCAGACTTTGCCATACGGGGCAACGGCTGCGCACGGAAATCTCTCCGCAATGTATGGCACGAACGGAAAACGCTATTCCTTCGTGGGAATGGCAGAAGGAACGATGCCGAAACTCTCTGATTTTGCTTGGCGAGTGCAGGCTACTTACGGGAACAGCGGCGACCAGCGTTCGGCAAAATATATTCTGAACAATACGGGATACCGTGAAATGAACCTGTCGGCAGCACTTGGCTATCGCTGGCGCAGCTTCAGAATGGAGGGATTTTACAGCTTGTTCGGCCATAAAATCGGGGTAATGCAGAGTGCGCAGATGGGAAATGAGAATCTGTTGCTGGAGCGAATCCTCATCGGACAGCCGGTAGAGTTTACCCCTTACAGCCGTTCCATCGGTTATCCCCATCAAAAGATAACGCATCATACGGCTATACTGAAATTGTTTTACGACTCAGAAAAGTTCGGAAACTTTGCTTGGCAGACTTCCTTTCAGAAAGACGACCGCAGAGAAAACCGTATCCGGCGTATGAACAACTCCGATGTTCCCACGGTCAGCCTTCGTTTGCAGTCTTTGCAGAATGCGCTCAACTGGCATAAGAGTTATGGCGATTGGCGGACGGATGCCGGAATACAGTTGCTGAATGTGGAAAATCACAGCGAACGCGGTACGGGAGTAGTGCCGATCATACCGAACTATACTGAGTTTGCGCTCGGTGCATTTGGCGTACAGCGATACAGAAAGGAAAAGTGGGGTGCCGAAATGGGCGCACGGTTCGACTATCAGCACACGGAAGCCGACGGTTACGACTGGACTGGCGAACGATATGGTGGCAACAAGAACTTCACGAACTTCACTTACAGTCTGGGCGGACACTACCGACCCGACAGCCATTGGCGGTTTACGGGCAATTTCGGCGTAGCTTGGCGTGCGCCTCACGTGTATGAGCTTTACAGCAACGGCAACGAACTCGGTTCGGGAATGTATGTTATCGGCAAGGACGACCTGAAATCAGAACAGAGCTACAAGTGGATTGTGTCTGTGCAATATAAGAACAGCTTTGTGAATGTAAGGCTCGACGGCTATTTGCAGTGGATAAACAATTACATCTACGACGAACCTACGGGACGGAACATCGTCGTTGTGGCCGGAGCGTTCCCCATTTTCCAGTACAAACAGACCTCGGCATTCTTCAGAGGGATGGACTTAGACCTTCACATTACGCCGGTTCGTTCATTCGATTACCATCTTGTAACGGCGATGATATGGGCGAATGAGCGCAACACCGGGCGTTATTTGCCCTACATTCCTTCGGCAAGATTCACACAGGCTATCAGTTGGAGACCACAGATGAACGGACGTTTGAAGCCGTGGGTGGGAGTAAACCACCGGTTTGTGGCGCATCAGAACCGTTTCGACCCGAAGACAGACCTCGTTTTCTTCGCACCTGCATCCTACAATCTCTTCGGGCTTGAAGCCGGTGTGGATTGGCGGATGAGCGATTCGCAGTCGCTGCGTGTGGCGTTGATGGGCGAAAACATCTTCAACAAGGAATACAAGGAGTACACGAACCGAAGCAGATATTACTCGCACGATATAGGAAGAGACATTCGCTGTACGGCAACGTGGACTTTCTGAGAATCGAAATGACAAAGAAGAACAAAGAAAAAAACATTAAACACAAACAAATATGAATACAAAATTATGGTTTAAATCGGCATTCAGCCTCACACTTGGGGTTTTGCTTGCATTGGGAATAGCTTCTTGCAGCCCCGATGCGCCTGAAAATGAAATCAATCACAAGCTGCACGAAGACCCTTTCAAAGCCGTGCTTACCTTGCAGGAAGGCAAACTGATAGGTGGAAAGTTCAATGCCAATCCCGAGATGAAGCACTTCGAGGCATCGCCTGTCGTAGAGCAGAAGGTGGTTTGGGATACACAGAAAGGCAAGGGATGGACGATTACCAGTCCGGCAAAGTCGTTCAAGGTAAAGAACATCGAGCAGAATCCCGACGTGGTTTATTGCCTGAAGTTTGAATACTTCAACCTCAAGGGCGAACCGATGAACTATCAGTTCTTCGACAACGGTCAGGACAAGATTCATCAGCACTTCTTCTCTGTTTATAAACCGGTTACTTTGCCCGATGGCAGCAAGGGAAATATAAGAGAAACGAAGAAGGAAAACCTTCCGTTTGACTACAACTATGCCGACGAATACAACGGAAACTACATTGCCGCAACGAATCCGATGGGCTTTCAGGGCTTCATCCGTTTCGTTCAGCCTGCCACCAACTTCGATCTGACCATCGAACTTCTGCATTCCGCAAAGTCGAAGCTCGAAGACGACGGCACGCCTTCGCCCTTCTATCTCCCATCGCGCACGAACAGAAGCACGGGACTGTGGGATATTAACATCACGATTCCAATAGAGATAGAATAAGTGGGGAAGTTTACAAGTTCACAAGTAGACGAGTTTACGAGTAGATTTTTTCATTCATCTTACTGTTTGCAGTCTTACGCTTCTGATATTCTTCTGAACATAAGAAGTAACTTACTTGTCTCCTCGTCGACTTGTAACCTTGTCCACTCGTCCACTTATAACCTCGTCCTCTGACACATTCATTAATCACAGCTTGAACCCTAAAAAGACAAAACGGGCGATAGCCAAACTAAAAACAACTATAAAATTATGAAAACAAAATGGTTTAAGTCTGCTCTTTACCTCGCAGTAGGAGCAATGATTACATTAGGTGCGGCATCTTGCAGCAAAGACGATCCTGTTGATCCGAAAGTAAACCCTGACCCGAAGGAAAAACCGGGCGACAAACCCGGAGAGAAGCCCGGCGAAAAGCCTAAGACTGCGAAGATGCTGATGCCGGCATCGGTGGAAATCTACGTTTACGACGGCCATCTGCACGGCAAGAAGAAGTTCCACCAGAACTCACACGCGGCGCAGTTGAAGTATTTGGGCAAGACCTACAAGCTCGTCTATACGCTCGTAGACGGAAAATGGGTGGCAAACAAGGACAACAAGACCGTAAACCTTCTCGGCGATACCACTCCGATAGAGCAGGCCGCCAAGGTGGGTGGCGGCGTTGCTGCATTCGACATCCACTATTTCGACAAGGATCACAACGAAATTACCGGCGATTATATCGTGAACGGCGAGAACGAGCACTATCAGCACTTCTTCGTTGCTTCCGACATCAAGCCGGGTTATGCAGATGTTGAGAAGAAGGAGGCCGTGAACGGACTGAAATTCTTCGGCTACGAATACTGCGACACAGACCCTTGGAACGCAACAAACCATTCCGGCAAGGCCAAGTTTGTCAGCGAAAACCTTTACGTGGGTATGAAGGGGTATTTCCACTTCGTCACTCCCTACAAGAAGTTCAACCTCGAAATCAAGCTGATGCGTGCCGAGAACAAGCTCGTGGACGGCAAGCTCTCGCCATTCTGTCTCCCTACTGCCGACCAGACGGCAAAGGCTGAATGGCTGCCGAGCATTGTAGTGCCCGTGAATCTCTTTATGGCTACTTCCGACCTTGAACTGGAGGTGGACGGCTTTGACGACGAATCCATCATCTCAAGGCCTGAAAGCGAGTTCAGCGAGCGCGATCGTCTCGTTATCCATTCGCTGATGGACGCTTACGGCATCAAGGACTTCCACGAAGCCGTGGCGGAATTCTTCTGGAACATCGCCGGTGGAGGTGCCCACGATATGGACAACTTCTGGTTCTAAGCCCCTCATTCAGGCTGCCCTTTGCTGTTCCGTATCGGACAAGGGCAGCCTGAACTGCATTGAAGCGCAGCGCATTTTTGATGATGCTTTGAAAAAAGATTCGGCTTTCCCTTGCTGTTTCAAATAAAAAGGTGTAGCTTTGTACGCGAATTTCAAATAATAAGTTTAGCTTACAAAGTACATCACAATGAAACGACAGGCCATTACGGAAAAGACGTGTCTGTATCACAGCGAAAACAATCGCATAAACACGCTTTTTATCCTCTCTGACGGACGTTCTCTGCTGTTCGGGGGGGGGCGACCGTTTAGTCGTTTCGGACGATTCTGAAGCATTTTGTAGAAACTCGGATTTATTAATAATTGTGTACGGAAGGCTCCGTCTGCATCTCTATTGTAAGGAGGTGCGGGCGGGGCCTTCTGCATTTCCGTCCGTCTATGCACAACAGGCAGTAGACGGAGACGCTCAAGCCCGATACCAAATACTCAAATAAATATTTACAACCTTTAATAAAATAAAGAAAGATGAAAACAAATTTATTCAAGAACACGACGGCAGCGATAGCTGCACTGTTCATTGCAATCTTTGCCCTGCCCACAGCGGCGCAGGCACAGGGAAAGGAAGCCTATGCGGTGCTGAATGGCACGGACAAGACTTTCAACCTCTACTACGATGGCAACAAGGAGACTCACACCGAAGGCACCGTGTATGCCCTGCCTGCATCGGGTAAGCCGGAATGGAGCTCGTCCGATCAGATTAAGCAAGTTACCACCGTAACCTTTGACAAGTCAATGGCAGACTATCATCCTGTTACCACGGCAAGTTGGTTTTCCAAATTCTACAAACTTACTGCCATCATCGACATTGAAAACCTCAAGACTGACCAAGTAACCGATATGAGCTATATGTTCAATAGCTGTTCGTCTCTGAGATTACTTGACGTATCGAGTTTCGACACAAAGAAAGTTACCAATATGGATTGGATGTTCGCTTTCTGCCGTAAGCTGAAGAGAATTTACTGCAACGACGCTTGGACGTGTGAAAAATCCAACTATATGTTCAAAGGCATCGAAAACCTGAAGGGAGCGGCAGAGAAGTTTGACGAAAACAAAGGTGTCGAAATGGCAAATCCCACCACGGGCTACTTTACCAAGAAAGGCACTATGGAAGCATACGCGGTGCTGAATGCTGCCGACAAGACCTTCACATTCTATTATGACGGCAAGAAACCTACCCACACCGAAGGCAATATATACGACCTTACATCGGGCAAGCCAGAATGGCAAGAACAAATATATGCCAAGAAAGGGTATGGTTGGGTTCGTGATCCGGATCTAAGCGAAGTCATTACCGTGGCATTTGACAAATCAATGGCTGACTATCATCCTGTCAGCACGGCATTCTGGTTTGCCGATTTCGAGAAACTCACCACCATCAACGGTATGGAAAATCTCAAGACCGACGAGGTTGGCAGTATGAGCCATATGTTTACCGGATGCAGCAACCTGACCGCTCTTGACTTATCGACGTTCAATACAGAAAAGGTAACAGCTATGCACTATATGTTCCATAATTGTTCAGGTCTTAAATCACTCAACGTGTCAAAATTCAACACGGGGAAAGTAACCAATATGAGCAGTATGTTTGAAAATTGCCGTGTGCTGCCAACGCTCGACATATCGAATTTCAATACAGAGAACGTAACGAATATGAACGCTATGTTTGCAAATTGCCGTGCGCTGACCAAGCTTGATGTTACAAAATTCAATACATCAAAAGTTACTAATATGGGACTTATGTTCAGCGTATGTGCTCGCCTTACATCGCTTGATGTAACGGGATTCAATACGGAGAATGTAACCTATATGTCCAATATGTTCAATAACTGCCAGGGCCTTACATCGATTGATGTATCGAAATTCAATACCTCGAAAGTAACGGCTATGAGAAATATGTTCAATGCCTGCATTTCATTAACTTCGCTCGACGTGTC
The Prevotella sp. HUN102 genome window above contains:
- a CDS encoding TonB-dependent receptor: MHKLRLLVISAVVIGLQPYAYAQKPEKSKETQRLAEVTVMGEGKKASVNAVSATISKQNITQAMGKSLAAMLEQVSGVSSIQTGTTVAKPVIHGMYGNRILMVNNGARLTGQQWGADHAPEVDKNSAQRIEVVKGAESVRYGSEALGGIILMEQQTLPYGATAAHGNLSAMYGTNGKRYSFVGMAEGTMPKLSDFAWRVQATYGNSGDQRSAKYILNNTGYREMNLSAALGYRWRSFRMEGFYSLFGHKIGVMQSAQMGNENLLLERILIGQPVEFTPYSRSIGYPHQKITHHTAILKLFYDSEKFGNFAWQTSFQKDDRRENRIRRMNNSDVPTVSLRLQSLQNALNWHKSYGDWRTDAGIQLLNVENHSERGTGVVPIIPNYTEFALGAFGVQRYRKEKWGAEMGARFDYQHTEADGYDWTGERYGGNKNFTNFTYSLGGHYRPDSHWRFTGNFGVAWRAPHVYELYSNGNELGSGMYVIGKDDLKSEQSYKWIVSVQYKNSFVNVRLDGYLQWINNYIYDEPTGRNIVVVAGAFPIFQYKQTSAFFRGMDLDLHITPVRSFDYHLVTAMIWANERNTGRYLPYIPSARFTQAISWRPQMNGRLKPWVGVNHRFVAHQNRFDPKTDLVFFAPASYNLFGLEAGVDWRMSDSQSLRVALMGENIFNKEYKEYTNRSRYYSHDIGRDIRCTATWTF
- a CDS encoding BspA family leucine-rich repeat surface protein, with amino-acid sequence MKTNLFKNTTAAIAALFIAIFALPTAAQAQGKEAYAVLNGTDKTFNLYYDGNKETHTEGTVYALPASGKPEWSSSDQIKQVTTVTFDKSMADYHPVTTASWFSKFYKLTAIIDIENLKTDQVTDMSYMFNSCSSLRLLDVSSFDTKKVTNMDWMFAFCRKLKRIYCNDAWTCEKSNYMFKGIENLKGAAEKFDENKGVEMANPTTGYFTKKGTMEAYAVLNAADKTFTFYYDGKKPTHTEGNIYDLTSGKPEWQEQIYAKKGYGWVRDPDLSEVITVAFDKSMADYHPVSTAFWFADFEKLTTINGMENLKTDEVGSMSHMFTGCSNLTALDLSTFNTEKVTAMHYMFHNCSGLKSLNVSKFNTGKVTNMSSMFENCRVLPTLDISNFNTENVTNMNAMFANCRALTKLDVTKFNTSKVTNMGLMFSVCARLTSLDVTGFNTENVTYMSNMFNNCQGLTSIDVSKFNTSKVTAMRNMFNACISLTSLDVSNFNTENADEIIGMFAYCQSLTSIDLSNFNTAKVKYIYEMFKGCKELTTIYCDDDWNREGMKSNDMFKDCAKLKGAAAYDGSKTDVTMANPTTGYFTKKGATAIQQTVADDVAARKQDIYNLNGVRMGNDLDRLPKGVYIVSGKKVVKR